The window TGCGCACGGCGCCCGCCAAGCCCTGGCGCAGCAGCGCGACGACTTCGCCGTCGGCCCGCCCGCGCTGGCACTGGTCCTGGTACAGCAGCACCTCGTCGAACGCGGCGCCCAGAATCTCGGTCTGCTGGCGGATGTCTTCGTCGCGCCGGTCGCCCGCGCCGCTGATCACCACCGAACGCCGCTTGGCCGGCATGCTTTCCACCGCACCCACCAGCGCCAGGATGGCGTCCGGATTGTGGCCGTAGTCGGCAATCACGGTCGCGCCGCGGTAGCTGAAGACGTTGAAGCGCCCCGGCGCGTTGTCGCTCTCGTTGGCGAACGATGTGAGCCCGGCGCGGATGTCGTCCCACGCCGTGCCGACCGCCCACGCGGCCGCCACCGAGGCCATGACGTTGTCGACCTGGAAGCCGATGCTGCCGCCGCGCGTGATCGGCACGTCGGCCAGCGCGATGCGGTGCTCTAGCTTGCCTTGCGCGGCGACCAGCATGCCGCCGTCCACGTAGACCACGCGCTGACCTTGGGCTCGGTGGGTCGACATGACCGGATGCCCGGCATCGGCCGTGAAGAAGGTGACGCTGCCGCGGCAGTTGTTGGCCATGCCGACCACCACCGGGTCGTTGGCGTTCAACACCGCCACGCCGCTGTCGGCGACGTTCTGCACGATCACGCGCTTGAGTACCGCCAGGTCTTCGACCGTGGTGATGTAGTTCAGGCCCAGGTGGTCGCCCGCGCCGATGTTGGTCACCACGGCCACCTGGCAGCGGTCGAACGCGAGTCCTTCGCGCAGCATGCCGCCACGCGCGGTCTCGAACACGGCGGCGTCGACGTCGGGGTGGAGCAGCACGTTGCGCGCGCTGCGCGGGCCGCTGCAGTCGCCGCTGTCGATGCGCCGGCCTTCGATGTAGACGCCATCGGTGTTGGTCATGCCGGTGCGCAGGCCGCCGGCGGTGAGCAGGTGGGCGATCAGGCGCACCGTGGTGGTCTTGCCGTTGGTGCCGGTGACGGCCACCACGGGAATGCGGCCGTCGTCGCCGTCGGCGAACAGGGAGGAGATGATCGCTTCGCCCACCGCACGGCCTTTGCCGAACGATGGCGAGAGGTGCATGCGCAAACCCGGGGCGGCGTTGACTTCGACGATGCCGCCGTTCTGCTCTTCGATCGGTTTGAGCACGCTGTCGCACACCAGGTCGACGCCGCAGATGTCCAGCCCCACCATGTGGGCGGCGGCAATCGCGCGCGCGGCCACTTCGGGATGGACGTCGTCGGTGACGTCGCTGGCGGCGCCGCCGGTCGAGAGGTTGGCGTTATTGCGCAGGATGACGCGCTGGCCCTTGGGCGCGACCGATTCGGCCACCAGCCCTTGCTTGGCCAGGCTGGCCAGCGCGATGTCGTCGAAGCGGATCTTGGTCAGCGAGGTGGAATGCCCATTGCCGCGGCGCGGGTCGAGGTTGACCTGGTCGACCAGCTCGCGCACGGTGTGCTTGCCGTCGCCAACGACGATGGGCGGGTCGCGCCGCGCGGCGGCGATCAGTTTGTTGCCGATGACGAGCAGGCGGAAGTCGTGGCCGGGCAGGTAGCGCTCGACCAGGATATCGTCGCGGAATTCAGCGGCGGCGTGGTAGCCAGCCACCAGCTGCTCGCGCGTGGTGACGTTGACCGTCACGCCCTTGCCCTGGTTGCCGTCCTTGGGTTTGATCACGACCGGCAGTCCGATTTCCAGCGCGGCGGCCCAGGCGTCGTCCGGGTCGGCGGCGACGCGGCCGAGCGGCACCGGCACGCCGGCCGCGTGCAGCAGTTTCTTGGTCAGTTCCTTGTCTTGCGCGATCGATTCGGCAATCGCGCCGGTGCTGTCGATTTCGGCGGCCTGGATCTTGCGCTGGCGGCTGCCCCAGCCGAACATGACCAGGCTGCCGTCGGTCAGGCGCCGGAACGGGATGTTGCGCGCCACGGCGGCTTGCACGATGGCGCCGGTGCTCGGGCCCAGGCGCACGTCTTCATCGAGGTCGCGCAGTTGCGCGAGGGCGGCGCCGAGGTCGAACGGGGTATCGCCGGCAGCGGCGGCGCACAGTTGCGCGGCCAGGTCCATGGCCAGGCGCCCGACCGCTTCTTCGGAGTACTCGACCACGACCTGGTAGATGCCCTTTTCGGGCGTGGCGGTGGTGCGGCTGAAGGTGACCGGACAGCCGGCTTGCGCCTGCAGCGACAGCGCCGCCAGTTCCAGCACCTGGGCCATGGCGATGGGGTCGTAGTGGCCGAGCGTTTGCAGCGAGCTCATTTGCGGGAACAGCGCGCGCAGGCGATCTTCGAAGCCGGGCAGGGCGTCGATATCCTGTTCGGCACTGGTGCAGGCAACGATCGCTTCGATCGAGGTGTGGTGGCTCCAGAGGTTGGGACCACGCAGGGCCCGTACGCGAGATACTTCCATAAACCGTTCATCCTAAGTGTTGCGCTGGTGCGTCGCTGCGCCCTCGGGCGTTGACACTGCCGGCAGCCCGGCCGTTTCCGGCCGGGCGCTGTTTTGTTAAAGTTTGGCTTTTTTGGCTGTGTTATTCGCAGCCGTGTCGAAGGTGCGCAGGCCGGCGCCGATCAGGGCCGCCGGAACGTCCAGCGCCCATGCCGCCGCCACCGCCGCCAGCACCGTTTCGGGATACCTGGCGGTGCCCGGCTTGAGCGTGGACATCTGGAACAGCACCGTTTCCTGCGCGCCGTCGCCGAGCACCACCTCCTGGCCGCGCATGAAGACCGCGCGTTCGCCGGCGGCGCGGTGCGCCACGATCACGGGCAGTTCGGGGTCGAGCGCGTAGAAGATCACGCGGCCGTCGCACAGTTCGGCCAGCGCCGCGACACGTTCATCGGCGCCGTTGAGCACCGCCGCGCCGTCGGGCAGGATCACGTCGACCTGGGTGCGCATCACGTTGGTCATGCTGTCGGCATCCATGATGTGGAAGTCGGTCAGCGCTTCGTGGCCATCCATGTCGGTCACCACGCCCACCGTGCATTTGTCGTAGGCCAGGCCTTCGGACAAGATCGTGCGTGCGTTGCTTTCAAAAACAGCCGCTTCGACGGTGCGGTTGATCAGCAGGCGCTGGCCGGCCTCGAACGTCATGGCGTTGTCGCCCGTGACCTGGCGCTGGTCGAGGAACAGGCCCTGGCCGCTGGCCACGCCGGTGTGCTTGCCGGTCAGGTGCACCAGGCAGCCGATCAGGCGCGCAATCAGGCTGGTGCCCCTGGTGCCGGTCACGCCGACCACCGGAATGCGCCCGCTTTCGCCAGCGGCGAACAGGTGCTCGATGATGGCCGTGCCGACCGGGCGCGCTTCGCCCTGGCCGGGTTTGAGGTGGGCCAGCAGGCCGGGACTGGCGTTCACTTCGATGATGGCGCCGCGCTGGGTGTCGAGCGGGCGGGTGATGTCTTCGGCCACCAGGTCGATGCCGGCGATGTCCAGGCCGACGATGCGCGCGGCCAGTGCGGCGGCGTGGGCGATCGATGGGTGGACCTGGTCGGTGACGTCGATGGCGACGTTGCCGTTCGGCTGGATCAGCACTTTCTGGCCCGCCAGCGGGACCGAGTGCGCGCTCAATCCCTGGCGTTCGAGTTCGAGGATGATTTCGGCGGAGACGTCCGGTGCGACGAGGTTGAGCGGCGAATCTTCGCCGACGCCGCGGCGCGGGTCGGTGTTGATCTGGCTGTTGACCAGGGCGATGACGTCGCCCACGCCGTCGCCGGTGACCCACAGCGATTCGCCCTTGGCGGCAGCGACCATGCGCGTGCCGACCACCAGCAGGCGGTGTTCGTCGCCAGGGATGAAGCGTTCGACGATGACGCTGGCGCTCTCGCCCTTGCGCGCGGCCAGGTGGTAGGCTTTCTCAACGTCGGCCTGGGTCATCAGGTTGAGCGAGACGCCGCGCCCGTGGTTGCCGTCGTAGGGCTTGACGACCACCGGCAGGCCGATGTCCTGCGCTTCTTCCCAGGCTTGCTCGGCGCTGCGTACCAGGCTGCCCTCGGGCACGGGCACGCCGCACGATTTGAGCAAGGTCTTGGTCAGGTCCTTGTCGCTGGCGATGCTTTCGGCAATCGCGCTGGTGCGGTCGGTTTCGGCGGTCCAGATGCGGCGCTGGGCGGCGCCGTGGCCGAGCTGCACCAGGTTGCCGTCGGTGAGGCGGATGAACGGGATCTTGCGCTCGGTGGCCGCTTCGACTATGTGGGCGGTGCTCGGGCCGAGGCACTGGCGGTCGACGATGTCCTTGAGCGTGGCGACGGCGGCGTCGAGGTCGAACGCGGTGTCGTCGATGGCGGCCATCAGCAGGGCGCGCCCGGTGTCGAGCGCGGCCAGGCCAACTTCTTCCTGGCGCGTGCGGAAGGCCATCTTGTAGACCCCCAGCTGGCCGGTGGAGCGCGTCTTGCCGAAGCCGGTGCGCATGCCGGCCAGGTTTTGCAGTTCGAGAACGACATGTTCCAGGATGTGGCCGGACCAGGTGCCTTCGCGCAGGCGCTCCAAGAAGCCGCCGCGCTCGCCCACGCCGCAGCGGTGTTCGATCAGGCCGGGCAGCCAGGCGGTCAGGCGTTCGTACAGTCCGGGCAGCAGGTTCGAGGGAAAATCTTCGAGTGCGCCGATATCCAGCCACGCCTCGATGACCGGGCGATAGGTCCAGATGTTGGGTCCGCGCAGGTGGCTCACCCGCAGAACGCTGATTTCTTTCTTCTTTGTCATGTCGTTATTTCTTGATAACAGGCCTGGCGTCGTTCACGCCCCAAGACCTCGTAAGGCTTTTCAAAGCGCATCATGTTGTATACTTGCTAGAGACGAAGCTTACCGTGCTGAACCGATTTCTGCCAGTCTGGATTCCCGAACGCGTCGCGCGGGCATGCCCTGCGGCACGCTGGTACTGCATCTCCGGGAGCCCCTGCCGACGGCGCCCACGTTGAACAATTTCCGCCCGTAAATTCGTGGCCCAGAGCCGGAACCGCACTACGATGACTATAGATCCATCTGTTTCTCCTATGACGACGCCCACCGGGCCGCTTTCCCTGCCTGAACACTGGCAGGTTGACGTCGCTAAAAAACTTGCACCAGGGGAAAACGTTTTAAGTGGGGTCGAGGTTGACCTCGACGCCAAATTGCGCTTCAAAAAAGGCTTGGTGCTGGTCACCAGCCGCCGCCTGCTGGCGCGCGCGCCGGGCGAAACCGAGTGGCGCGAGTGGGGATTCCGCCCTGGATTGTCGCTCACGCACCACGATCATGCCGGTGTCGGCCATCTTCAATTGTTCGACGAGCAAGGTTTGCTGAGCTCATGGCGCTTCACCCTGGGGCAGAACCTGCACGCAATCCGCGTGCTCGACCATTTCAGCGAGCAGCGCGACAGTTTTGTCAGCGGCTTGCCGGTGCAGCTGGCCGAACAGAATGTGTGCCCGAGCTGCAAGGCGCCGCTTGAACCGGGGCAGGACGAGTGTCCGATCTGCACCAAGGTGCTGTACACGCCGCCGTCGACCTGGACCCTGTTCCGCCTGTGGCGCTTCGCCAAGCCGTACAGCGGGCAGCTGGGGCTGGGCTTTTTCCTGATGCTCGCCAGCACCGCGGCGCATATGATACCGCCGTATCTGACCATGCCGCTGATGGATAACGTGCTGATCCCGTTCCAGAACGGGCAGCCGGTGGACCAGAACCTGGTGTGGCTGTACATGGCCGGCCTGTTCGGCTCGGCCGTGCTGGCGTGGCTGCTGGGCTGGGGCAAGACCTATGTGCTGGCGCTGGTGTCGGAACGGATGGGCGCCGACCTGCGCTCGGCCACCTATGAACATTTGATGAAGCTGTCGCTCGAGTATTTCGGCGGCAAGCGCACCGGCGACCTGATGTCGCGCATCGGCAGCGGCAGCGACCGCATCTGCGTGTTTTTATCCCTGCACCTGCTCGACTTCGCATCCGATGTGCTGATGATTATCATGACCGGCGTGATCCTGTGCTCGATCAATCCGATGCTGGCCGTGATTACGCTGGTGCCGCTGCCGTTCATCGCGTGGATGATCCATATCGTGCGCGACCGCCTGCGCACCGGCTTCGAGAAAATCGACCGGGTCTGGGGCGAAGTGACCAATGTGCTGGCCGATACCATTCCCGGCGTGCGCGTGGTGAAAGCCTTTGCCCAGGAACAGCGCGAAGCGACCCGGTTCCGCGATGCGAATAAGCATAACCTGGCCGTCAACGATAAACTCAACCGGGTCTGGTCGCTGTTTTCGCCGACCGTCTCGTTCCTGACCGAACTCGGTTTGCTGGTGGTGTGGGTATTCGGCATCTGGCTGGTATCGAACAAAAATATCACGGTCGGCGTGCTGACCTTGTTCATTACCTACAGCAGCCGGTTTTACGGCCGTCTCGATTCGATGAGCCGCATCGTGTCGGTCACGCAGAAATCGGCGTCGGCCGCCAAGCGTATTTTCGATATCCTGGACCATGTATCGAGCGTTCCGGAACCGGCCAATCCCGTCAAGCTCGACAAGATCGAAGGGCGCATCGATTTGCGCGAAGTGGGTTTCCGTTACGGCAACCGCGCGGTCAACCGCGGTATTTCGCTCAATATCAAGGCGGGCGAATTCGTCGGCCTGGTGGGGCATAGCGGATCGGGCAAGAGTACCCTGGTCAATCTGATCTGCCGCTTCTACGATGTGTCGGAAGGGGCGATTCTGCTCGATGGCGTCGATATCCGTTCGTTCGCGGTGTCCGATTACCGGCAAAATATCGGGCTGGTGCTGCAGGAGCCGTTCCTGTTCTTCGGCACCATCGCCGAAAATATCGCGTACGGCAAGCCGCATGCGACGCGCGAGGAGATCATCGCCTCGGCGCGCGCGGCGCACGCGCACGAATTCATCCTGCGCCTGCCGCAGGGCTACGATTCGATGGTCGGCGAGCGCGGGCAGGGCTTGTCGGGCGGCGAGCGCCAGCGCATTTCGATCGCGCGCGCGCTGCTGATCGATCCGCGCATCCTGATCATGGATGAAGCGACGTCTTCGGTCGATTCGGAAACCGAAAAGGAAATCCAGAAAGCGCTCGATAACCTGGTGCAGGGCCGCACCACGATCGCCATCGCGCACCGCCTGTCGACCTTGCACCGGGCCGACCGCCTGGTGGTGCTGGACCGCGGCGTGGTGATGGAAGAGGGTAGCCACGACGAACTGATGGCGCGCGAAGGCGCCTATTTCCGGCTGTACGAAGCGCAGGCGCGCAACGTCGATACGGATATGGACGACAAGGACGGGGATTAAGACATGGCAAGCGCAGCAAGCTCGGTATTTACATTAAGCCGCGACAGTTTCGGCAAGCTGACACTGACGGCGGAAGACGGCGAAGTCCATTATGGCGTCTCGCCGGTGCGGGCGTTCCCGATCCAGGCGCCGGACCAGGGTATTTCGATGGTGCTGACCAACGGCAAGGAAGTCGGCTGGATCGACAATTTGGGGGCACTGCCAGCGGCAATCCGTGAATTGGTGCAAGATGAGCTCGATGGGCGCGAATTCATGCCGGTGATTCACCATATTGTCAGTGTCAGCAGTTTTGCCACGCCATGCACATGGGAAGTGAAGACCGACCGGGGCGATACCGCGTTTACGCTCAAGGGCGAAGAGGATATTCGCCGGATCGGCGATGCGTCGCTGCTGGTGGCCGATAACCACGGCATCCAGTTTCTGATCCGCGATATGTTCACCATCGACAAGCACAGCCGGAAGATTCTCGACCGGTTTTTATGATGGCGTTTTGACGGAGATTGCATGCATTATTTGTTATGTTACGACCTGGCCCCGGATTATCTCGAACGTCGCGGCCAGTACCGCAATGAGCACCTGAAACTGGCATGGGAAGCGCAGGAACGCGGTGAACTGATCATGGGCGGGGCGTTTTCCGATCCGGCCGATATGTCGGTACTGATGTTCCAGAGCGATTCGCCGGCGGTGGTGGAGGCGTTTGCCAAAGCCGATCCGTATCTGCTTCATGGCGTGGTGACCGGATATAAAGTCAGACAGTGGAACACGGTGGTCGGCAAGGATGCCTTTACACCGCTGCGGCCAGAGTAGTCCCCGTCGTTCCCGCGCCAAGGCGGCACTCGGCGGGAACCCAAGTTATTTAAGCCGCCTATAGCTGCAGCACGAACTTGGGTTCCCGCCTTCGCGGGAACGACGGGGTGCTTGTCGTTCGCCGTTCAACTCAACCTGTCAAGCCATGCGCGCCTTCTCCGCCTCCGTCCTCCTCTTCCTCGCCGTCTTCCACTCCTCCGTCCTCGCCGCCGATCCTCCCCAGCGCCCCAAAATCGGCCTGGTGCTCTCCGGCGGCGGCGCGCGCGGCGTGGCCCACATCGGCGTGCTCAAAGTCCTCGAAGACATGCGCATCCCGGTCGATTACGTGGTCGGCACCAGCATGGGGTCGATCGTCGCCGGCGCCTACGCGATGGGCAACCGTCCGGACGATCTGGAAAAACGCATCGCCGGCGTCGAATGGAACAAGGTCCTTACCGACAGTCCGCCGCGCCTGGAACGCTCGACCTACGCCAAGGCGACCGAGCGCAAGAACATCGTCAGCGGCGAGATCGGCTTTTCCGACGCCGAAATGCGCCTGCCGCGCGGCCTCAATTACGGCCAGCAGATCGAATTTTTCTTTCATACCCTGGCCGCCAACACCGGCGACGTCGCGCATTTCGATGAACTTGATATTCCTTTCCGCGCCGTGGCCACCGACATCGAAAACGGCAAGATGGTGGTGCTCGAACGCGGCGGCATCGCGCGCGCGATGCGGGCCAGCATGTCGGTGCCGGGCGTGTTTGCTCCGGTCGAGATTGACGACCGCGCGCTGCTCGACGGCGGTCTGGTGCGCAACCTGCCGGTCGATGTGGTGCGCGGCATGGGCGCCGATATCGTCATCGCCGTCAATTTGGGCACGCCTTTGCTCAAGCGCGACCAGATCGTCTCGGCCTTCGGCGTGGGCCAGCAAATGCTCAACATCCTCACCGAGCAGAATGTCGAGGCGT of the Massilia violaceinigra genome contains:
- a CDS encoding cyanophycin metabolism-associated DUF1854 family protein, with amino-acid sequence MASAASSVFTLSRDSFGKLTLTAEDGEVHYGVSPVRAFPIQAPDQGISMVLTNGKEVGWIDNLGALPAAIRELVQDELDGREFMPVIHHIVSVSSFATPCTWEVKTDRGDTAFTLKGEEDIRRIGDASLLVADNHGIQFLIRDMFTIDKHSRKILDRFL
- a CDS encoding cyanophycin metabolism-associated ABC transporter — protein: MTTPTGPLSLPEHWQVDVAKKLAPGENVLSGVEVDLDAKLRFKKGLVLVTSRRLLARAPGETEWREWGFRPGLSLTHHDHAGVGHLQLFDEQGLLSSWRFTLGQNLHAIRVLDHFSEQRDSFVSGLPVQLAEQNVCPSCKAPLEPGQDECPICTKVLYTPPSTWTLFRLWRFAKPYSGQLGLGFFLMLASTAAHMIPPYLTMPLMDNVLIPFQNGQPVDQNLVWLYMAGLFGSAVLAWLLGWGKTYVLALVSERMGADLRSATYEHLMKLSLEYFGGKRTGDLMSRIGSGSDRICVFLSLHLLDFASDVLMIIMTGVILCSINPMLAVITLVPLPFIAWMIHIVRDRLRTGFEKIDRVWGEVTNVLADTIPGVRVVKAFAQEQREATRFRDANKHNLAVNDKLNRVWSLFSPTVSFLTELGLLVVWVFGIWLVSNKNITVGVLTLFITYSSRFYGRLDSMSRIVSVTQKSASAAKRIFDILDHVSSVPEPANPVKLDKIEGRIDLREVGFRYGNRAVNRGISLNIKAGEFVGLVGHSGSGKSTLVNLICRFYDVSEGAILLDGVDIRSFAVSDYRQNIGLVLQEPFLFFGTIAENIAYGKPHATREEIIASARAAHAHEFILRLPQGYDSMVGERGQGLSGGERQRISIARALLIDPRILIMDEATSSVDSETEKEIQKALDNLVQGRTTIAIAHRLSTLHRADRLVVLDRGVVMEEGSHDELMAREGAYFRLYEAQARNVDTDMDDKDGD
- a CDS encoding cyanophycin synthetase; this encodes MTKKKEISVLRVSHLRGPNIWTYRPVIEAWLDIGALEDFPSNLLPGLYERLTAWLPGLIEHRCGVGERGGFLERLREGTWSGHILEHVVLELQNLAGMRTGFGKTRSTGQLGVYKMAFRTRQEEVGLAALDTGRALLMAAIDDTAFDLDAAVATLKDIVDRQCLGPSTAHIVEAATERKIPFIRLTDGNLVQLGHGAAQRRIWTAETDRTSAIAESIASDKDLTKTLLKSCGVPVPEGSLVRSAEQAWEEAQDIGLPVVVKPYDGNHGRGVSLNLMTQADVEKAYHLAARKGESASVIVERFIPGDEHRLLVVGTRMVAAAKGESLWVTGDGVGDVIALVNSQINTDPRRGVGEDSPLNLVAPDVSAEIILELERQGLSAHSVPLAGQKVLIQPNGNVAIDVTDQVHPSIAHAAALAARIVGLDIAGIDLVAEDITRPLDTQRGAIIEVNASPGLLAHLKPGQGEARPVGTAIIEHLFAAGESGRIPVVGVTGTRGTSLIARLIGCLVHLTGKHTGVASGQGLFLDQRQVTGDNAMTFEAGQRLLINRTVEAAVFESNARTILSEGLAYDKCTVGVVTDMDGHEALTDFHIMDADSMTNVMRTQVDVILPDGAAVLNGADERVAALAELCDGRVIFYALDPELPVIVAHRAAGERAVFMRGQEVVLGDGAQETVLFQMSTLKPGTARYPETVLAAVAAAWALDVPAALIGAGLRTFDTAANNTAKKAKL
- a CDS encoding YciI-like protein, translating into MHYLLCYDLAPDYLERRGQYRNEHLKLAWEAQERGELIMGGAFSDPADMSVLMFQSDSPAVVEAFAKADPYLLHGVVTGYKVRQWNTVVGKDAFTPLRPE
- the cphA gene encoding cyanophycin synthetase produces the protein MEVSRVRALRGPNLWSHHTSIEAIVACTSAEQDIDALPGFEDRLRALFPQMSSLQTLGHYDPIAMAQVLELAALSLQAQAGCPVTFSRTTATPEKGIYQVVVEYSEEAVGRLAMDLAAQLCAAAAGDTPFDLGAALAQLRDLDEDVRLGPSTGAIVQAAVARNIPFRRLTDGSLVMFGWGSRQRKIQAAEIDSTGAIAESIAQDKELTKKLLHAAGVPVPLGRVAADPDDAWAAALEIGLPVVIKPKDGNQGKGVTVNVTTREQLVAGYHAAAEFRDDILVERYLPGHDFRLLVIGNKLIAAARRDPPIVVGDGKHTVRELVDQVNLDPRRGNGHSTSLTKIRFDDIALASLAKQGLVAESVAPKGQRVILRNNANLSTGGAASDVTDDVHPEVAARAIAAAHMVGLDICGVDLVCDSVLKPIEEQNGGIVEVNAAPGLRMHLSPSFGKGRAVGEAIISSLFADGDDGRIPVVAVTGTNGKTTTVRLIAHLLTAGGLRTGMTNTDGVYIEGRRIDSGDCSGPRSARNVLLHPDVDAAVFETARGGMLREGLAFDRCQVAVVTNIGAGDHLGLNYITTVEDLAVLKRVIVQNVADSGVAVLNANDPVVVGMANNCRGSVTFFTADAGHPVMSTHRAQGQRVVYVDGGMLVAAQGKLEHRIALADVPITRGGSIGFQVDNVMASVAAAWAVGTAWDDIRAGLTSFANESDNAPGRFNVFSYRGATVIADYGHNPDAILALVGAVESMPAKRRSVVISGAGDRRDEDIRQQTEILGAAFDEVLLYQDQCQRGRADGEVVALLRQGLAGAVRTTHVDEINGEFVAIDTALARLGEGDLCLILIDQVDEALAHIAGRIAQG